In Mycobacterium sp. Aquia_213, the sequence AGGCCGGCTGGAACTACGGCGAAACCACCGAGGCTTTCGGCACCACCTACGAGGTGTCCCGGGCCACCCTGCCGACCGGCGAATACCGCCAGATCTCCGGCAACACAGCGCTGGCCTACGGCATCATCGCGGCCGGTCAGGTTGCCGACCTTCAGGTTGTGCTGGGCAGTTACCCGATCACGCCGGCGTCGGACATCCTGCACGAGCTGTCCAAGCACAAGAACTACAACGTGATCACCTTCCAGGCCGAGGACGAGATCGGCGGCATCTGCGCCGCGATCGGCGCCTCCTACGGAGGTGCGCTTGGCGTGACCACCACGTCGGGGCCGGGGATTTCGCTGAAGTCCGAAGCGATCGGGCTCGCCGTGATGACCGAGCTGCCGTTGCTGATCGTCGACGTGCAGCGCGGTGGGCCGTCGACCGGTCTGCCCACCAAGACCGAGCAGGCCGACCTGCTGCAGGCGCTGTTCGGCCGCAACGGTGAGTCGCCGGTGGCGGTGCTGGCGCCGCGGTCGCCGTCCGACTGCTTTGAAACCGCTCTCGAGGCGGTGCGCATCGCGGTGTCCTATCACACGCCGGTGATCCTGTTGTCCGACGGCGCAATCGCCAACGGCTCGGAGCCGTGGCAGGTACCGGATGTCGACTCGCTGCCGCAGATCCAGCACACCTTCGCCAAGCCGGACGAGCCCTTCCAGCCTTATGCCCGCGACCCGGAAACGCTGGCCCGCCAGTTCGCCATCCCGGGCACTCCCGGCCTGGAACACCGGATCGGTGGCCTGGAAGCGGCGAACGGTTCGGGCGCGATTTCTTATGAGCCGGTCAACCACGACCTCATGGTCCGGATACGCCAGGCCAAGATCGATGGCATCTCGGTTCCCGACCTGGAGGTCGACGACCCGACCGGCGACGCGGAGCTGCTACTGATCGGCTGGGGCAGTTCGTACGGCCCGATCGGCGAGGCCTGCCGGCGCGCCCGGCGTAAGGGCATCAAGGTCGCGCACGCCCATATGCGCTACCTCAACCCGTTCCCGGCGAACCTCGGCGACGTGCTGCGGCGTTACCCGATGGTGGTGGCGCCGGAAATGAACTTGGGCCAGTTGGCGATGCTGCTGCGGGCGAAGTATTTGGTCGACGTCCAGTCGGTCACCAAGGTTCAGGGCCTGGCGTTTTTGGCCGACGAAATCGGGCGGGTTATCCGGGCCGCGCTGGCGGGAACACTGGCCGAAATCGAGCAAGACAAGGCGATGGTCGCCAGAATGGCGGCAGCAACGGTTGGAGCTAACGCATGACGCGCGACGGCGACGATGCAGAGCGAAACTGCGATGTGGGGGCACCTCCCGCGCGCGGGGGAGAGGAGCGGCGCTCGTGACTAACGCGATCGGCAACGACCTGGCGGGCACAGACCTCGGCTTGACTCCGAGGTTGAAGAAGAACGACGGCGTGCCCACCACGGATCAGCCGCAGAAGGGCAAGGACTTCACCAGTGACCAAGAGGTCCGCTGGTGCCCGGGCTGCGGTGACTACGTCATCCTCAACACCATCCGCAACTTCCTGCCCGACCTGGGCCTGCGCCGCGAGAACATCGTGTTCGTCAGCGGTATCGGCTGCTCCAGCCGCTTCCCGTACTACCTGGAGACCTACGGGTTCCACTCGATCCACGGCCGCGCGCCGGCGATCGCGACCGGCCTGGCATTGGCCCGCGAGGACCTTTCGGTGTGGGTGGTCACCGGCGACGGCGACGCCTTGTCGATCGGCGGCAACCACCTGATTCACGCGCTGCGCCGCAACGTCAACATCACCATCCTGTTGTTCAACAACCGGATCTACGGGCTGACCAAGGGCCAGTACTCGCCGACATCCGAGGTCGGCAAGGTCACCAAGTCGACACCGATGGGCTCGCTGGACCACCCGTTCAATCCCGCCTCGCTGGCGCTGGGCGCCGAGGCGACCTTCGTCGGTCGCGCGCTGGACTCCGATCGTGCCGGGCTCACCGAGGTATTGCGCGGCGCCGCCGAGCACCGGGGCGCCGCCGTAGTCGAAATCCTGCAGGACTGCCCGATTTTCAACGACGGCTCGTTCGACGCGCTGCGCAAGGAAGGCGCCGAGGACCGGGTCATCAACGTCCATCACGGCGAGCCGATTGTGTTCGGCGCCAACGGCGAATACTGCGTGGTGAAGTCCGGCTTCGGCCTCGAGGTGGCTAAGACCGCTGACGTGGCAGTCGAAGAGATCGTCAAGCACGACGCGCACGCCGACGACTCCGGCTATGCGTTTGCGCTGTCGCGGCTGTCGGACCAAAACCTCGACCACACGGTGCTGGGCATCTTCCGAAGCGTCAACCGCCCCACCTACGATGACGCGGCCCGCGCCCAGGTCGCCGCGGCCCGGTCCGCAACGCCGTTCGACGCGGCCGCGCTGCAGTCGCTGCTGCGCGGGCGTGACACCTGGACCGTCGACTAAGGGGCTGCGCTGGTGTCCGATGCAGTGTCATTGGCCGCAGTAGTACTCGCCGGGGGCGAATCGCGGCGCATGGGCCGCGATAAGGCAACCTTGCCGGGTCCCGGCGGAGTCGCCACGATGGCCGAGTACGTCGTCGGGGTCGTGGCTGCGCGCTGCGAGCCGGTATTCGTCGTCGCTGCCCCGGGCCAGCCGCTGCCAAAGTTGGAGTCGGCGCGGGTCATTCGTGACGAGATACAGGGACTGGGGCCGCTGCCGGCGACCGGTCGGGGACTGCGCGCTGCCGCGGAAGCGGGCGCCCAGTTCGCCTTTGTCTCCGCGGTCGACATGCCGCTGCTGACAGCAGAATTGATCGACGACTTGATGGCGCTCGCCACCAAGACCGACGCCGAAGTGATCGTGCCCTGGGACGGTCGCAGCCACTTCCTGGCGGCGGTGTATCGCACCGATCTGGCCGACCGCATTGATGCGCTGGTGGCCGCCGGCGAGCGCAGGATGAGCGCCCTGATCGATGCGTCGGACGCCCAGCAGATCGTGCTGCCGGATTCGCGTGCGTTGACCAACGTCAACACCGACGCCGAGTTGCGCGCCCTGGTGCTCCCCGGCGCCTGATAGGCCCGGCGACTTTCGCCATTCTTGAATTAATTGTTTGGTTTCGTCTCAATTCTCGAGATAATCACACCGCTTAAATGCGTGACCAGTTAACCGTTTGTTCACCCGTGTCAATTATTGATGCGCCGCGAATAACCAGACCATTGTGGGGTTATTAGCAGATACGTTCGGGTAAGGCACCGGGGCGTGGATCGGATTACGTTGGGAGACAGGAGCTTTCGGGCGTTCGACGGTGTACCGACGGGCCCGCTGGTGGCCGGTCTGATGCCACGGGGCCGGGAAGCGGCCGCCGGAATTTCCTCAGCAAATTGTTTTGCGCAAATTCGGGCGACACCACGCGCCCGGCCGCGTTCCTGGCGCCCGGCCGGCCCGTCGGGGCACTCGGCGGCCTTCGGCGCATCCGTCTTGCTAAAGCCATTGGAGCACTGTGTAACTCGGCTGAAACGATTGCCTAGACGTGTTTTACCCGTTGCTGACGCCCGTGCATAGGGCACCCTTGCTCAGCATCAACGAATGACGTTGCGAAAGAGCGCATTTGGCCTGGTACGGGCGGCATTTGTCGGCAGATCCGACGCCAGGTGAACCGATCAAGAAACCGGCAGTGCGGCTCCGTCGACGCCCCGGAGGATGGCGAAGCCGGGGGGTTGCTCGGCAACGTGGCAAATGCGTGGTCCAGCTCACAAAATGTGCGTGATTCGAGTCACGATTGCGTCTTGATCTTGACCTGGGAGTTTCCTAAGAAAAGGCACAGCTGACCTGCAAAAATAAATCGCCGCTCGGGCCGTGATCTGCTCGTTATTGTTCCGAGATATCGGCGTGTCGGATATGACGAATGCTTCGCGGTCTCGTACGGTGCCTTTTAGCCCGAAAGGGGTTAAAGAAAATTTAATCCACGGACCCGTGTGTGAGCGGGGCTGCGGACGGCTATCGCCGTCTTGCGGCCAGCGGCTTTTCGGCCGCTGGGCAGATGATTGCCCTCGCTGTCGTGCCGAAACGAGACGGCACGTTCCAGAGCACCTATTTCCACTTCACGAACGACCTAAACCCACCCGTGGGTTTGCTTTGGCGCGCGCGCTTGCGAAAGGAACATTTTGAACAACGTCCGTAAGACGCTCATCCTCGCTGCTATCACAGGCTCGCTGGTGACCTTCCCGTCCGCCAGCGCCAGCGCGGATGCGCCCCCGCCGCCGGCTCCTGACGCTCCGGCTCCCGACGCGTCTGCCGCGCCGGCGGGCTTCGAGGTCCCGCCGCCTCCGGCACCGGACGCCCCGCCGCCCGCCCCGGGCATTGACCCGAACGTTCCGCCGCCGCCCGCCCCGGTCGGCTTCGACGTCCCGCCGCCTCCGGGCCCGGACGCCCCGCCGCCGGTCAAGGCGTACAGCGTGAACTGGGATGCCATCGCGCAGTGCGAGTCGGGCGGCAACTGGGGGATCAGCACCGGTAACGGCTTCGCCGGTGGTCTGCAGTTCACCTCGAGCACCTGGCGTGCCAACGGCGGCGCGGGTTCCCCGGCCGGCGCGAGCCGTGAGGAGCAGATCCGCGTCGCCGAGAACGTGCTGCACTCGCAGGGGATCGGCGCGTGGCCGGTCTGCGGCCGTCGCGGCTGACGGACAGCTGACGCCTTAACGTCGTAAGTAACGGGAAATGCCGGGCCACGTGCCCGGCATTTTCTGTTGCGCAGTGCACCCAAGCGCTACGTTGACGACGAACCAGACAAGGCGTGGAAAGGGGCCTACACATGTCCAACCATTTCACCGGCCTCAGTCTCGGACCGCCGCTCGGTGACCAGCGACTCGACCTGTGCGACCTGTACGCGTTCCAATCGCCGACCGACGGCTCGCGGACCGTCCTGATCCTCAACGCCAATCCGGAGGCCGACGCCCTGCATCCGGATGCCATCTACCGGCTGGCGATCGACACCGACGGCGACCTGATCAACGACATCGCGTTCAGTTTCGTGTTCTCCACGCCGGTGGACGGCAAGCAGACGGTCAATGTGTTCCTGGCCCGCGGCGAACAGTCGCGCTCGCCCGAGCCGGTTGGCGAGCAGATCTTCACCGATGTAGAGGTGTCGTTCGGCGCGCAGCCGCATATCGCCACCGCCGGCGACATCACCTTCGCCGCGGGCGCCCGCAGCGATGCCTTCTTCTTCGACTACGACGGCATCAAGAACCTGTTCGATATCAGCGGCAAGCGCAATTTCACCGCGCCACATCTCGCCGAACTCGGCGGCAAGTCGCCATGGACCGGCCAGGACTCGAACACCACGGCCAATGTCTGCTCGATGGCGATCGAGCTGCCCACCAGCGCGCTCGGCGCGTCGGGGCCGCTGCGCATCTGGGGACGGTGCAGCCTGCGCGGGAACGGCTCGCTGAACCATGTGGACCGGGCCGGTCACCCGTCGGTGAGCAGTTTCTTCAACACCGACGACACCAAACTGGAGTACAACGCGAGCGAGCCCCCGAACGACTGGAATCGATGGCTTGACCAGTTCGTCCACCTGATGGGTCACACCGGCGGCTACGACCGAGAGGAGGCCGTCGCCGCGATCGAGAAGGAGGGCACGCTGCCGGACATGCTGACCTTCGACCCGGCCAAGCCCGCCCAATACCCGAACGGCCGGGTGTTCACCGATGACGTCATCGACTACCGGCTGGCGTTCCTCACCAAGGGCGAGTGCCCGCCGTCGGGGCTCTCGCCGCATACCGACACTCTGACCGAGTTCCCCTATCTGGGTCCGCCGCACGCGCCCTGAGCTTGCGGCCGCCGAGCCGCCGCTATCGATCCGGTACCGTCGCGACGATGACCGCAACGGGGCGTGAGTTCGACATCGTGCTGTACGGGGCGACCGGCTTCGTCGGGAAGCTCACCGCCGAATACCTGGCACGCGCCGGATCCGGTGCGCGGATCGCCCTGGCCGGCAGGTCGACAGATCGATTGCGCGCCGTTCGCGACACCCTGGGGGAAGCCGCGGGGTCCTGGCCTGTTCTGGGCGCCGACGCGGCCTCGCCGTCGAGCCTGAATGAGATGGCCGCGCGGACCCAAGTCGTCGTCACCACCGTCGGCCCCTACGCCCGCTATGGAATGCCGCTGGTGGCCGCGTGCGCCGCGGCGGGCACCGACTATGCGGACCTGACCGGCGAGGCGATGTTCATCCGCGAGGCCATCGACCTGTATCACAAGGAAGCCGCCGACAACGGCGCCCGCATCGTGCACTGCTGCGGATTCGATTCCATCCCTTCGGATCTGACGGTGTACGCGTTGTTCCGGGCCGCACAAGATGACGGCGCCGGCGAGCTCGGCGATACCAACTTCGTGATGCGCTCGTTGGTCGGCGGGCTCTCCGGCGGGACGGTCGCGTCGATCATGGGGGTGCTGCGAGCCGCATCCAGCGACCCCGACGTGCGCCGTCAGCTTGCCGACCCGTACACGCTGAGCACCGATCGCGGCGCCGAACCCGAGCTCGGCCGCCAGCCCGATCTGCCGTGGCGGCGCGGTCGCTACATCGCGCCCGAGCTCAAAGGCATCTGGACCGCCGGATTCGTGATGTCGTCGATCAACACCCGAATCGTGCGGCGCAGCAACGCATTACTGGATTGGGCATACGGCCGGCGGTTCCGCTACAGCGAACACATGAGCGTGGGTTCGTCGCCGCTGGCGCCGGTGGCGTCCGCGATCGTGGCCGGAGTCGGCAACGCGTCGATCGAACTGGGCAGCCGTTACTTCCGGCTGCTCCCGGGCAAGCTGCTGGATCGCATCACACCCAAACCCGGCACCGGTCCGAGCGCCAAAGCGCGGGACCGCGGCTACTACCGGCTGGAGACCTACACCACCACAACCAGCGGGGCACGCTATGTGG encodes:
- a CDS encoding DUF4331 family protein produces the protein MSNHFTGLSLGPPLGDQRLDLCDLYAFQSPTDGSRTVLILNANPEADALHPDAIYRLAIDTDGDLINDIAFSFVFSTPVDGKQTVNVFLARGEQSRSPEPVGEQIFTDVEVSFGAQPHIATAGDITFAAGARSDAFFFDYDGIKNLFDISGKRNFTAPHLAELGGKSPWTGQDSNTTANVCSMAIELPTSALGASGPLRIWGRCSLRGNGSLNHVDRAGHPSVSSFFNTDDTKLEYNASEPPNDWNRWLDQFVHLMGHTGGYDREEAVAAIEKEGTLPDMLTFDPAKPAQYPNGRVFTDDVIDYRLAFLTKGECPPSGLSPHTDTLTEFPYLGPPHAP
- a CDS encoding saccharopine dehydrogenase family protein, coding for MTATGREFDIVLYGATGFVGKLTAEYLARAGSGARIALAGRSTDRLRAVRDTLGEAAGSWPVLGADAASPSSLNEMAARTQVVVTTVGPYARYGMPLVAACAAAGTDYADLTGEAMFIREAIDLYHKEAADNGARIVHCCGFDSIPSDLTVYALFRAAQDDGAGELGDTNFVMRSLVGGLSGGTVASIMGVLRAASSDPDVRRQLADPYTLSTDRGAEPELGRQPDLPWRRGRYIAPELKGIWTAGFVMSSINTRIVRRSNALLDWAYGRRFRYSEHMSVGSSPLAPVASAIVAGVGNASIELGSRYFRLLPGKLLDRITPKPGTGPSAKARDRGYYRLETYTTTTSGARYVARMEQRGDPGYKATAVLLGECGLALALDRDKLTDLRGVLTPAVAMGDVLLTRLPAAGVSLRTERLD
- a CDS encoding 2-oxoacid:acceptor oxidoreductase subunit alpha, with the protein product MDLNGSGAGSDSHGGSSGRQRLEQVVIRFAGDSGDGMQLTGDRFTTEAALFGNDLATQPNYPAEIRAPAGTLPGVSSFQIQIADYDILTAGDRPDVLVAMNPAALKANIGDLPRGGMVIANSDEFTKRNLSKVGYVANPLETDELSDYVVHSVAMTTLTLGAVETIGATKKDGQRAKNMFALGLLSWMYGRPIQTSENFIREKFVRKPDVAEANVLALKAGWNYGETTEAFGTTYEVSRATLPTGEYRQISGNTALAYGIIAAGQVADLQVVLGSYPITPASDILHELSKHKNYNVITFQAEDEIGGICAAIGASYGGALGVTTTSGPGISLKSEAIGLAVMTELPLLIVDVQRGGPSTGLPTKTEQADLLQALFGRNGESPVAVLAPRSPSDCFETALEAVRIAVSYHTPVILLSDGAIANGSEPWQVPDVDSLPQIQHTFAKPDEPFQPYARDPETLARQFAIPGTPGLEHRIGGLEAANGSGAISYEPVNHDLMVRIRQAKIDGISVPDLEVDDPTGDAELLLIGWGSSYGPIGEACRRARRKGIKVAHAHMRYLNPFPANLGDVLRRYPMVVAPEMNLGQLAMLLRAKYLVDVQSVTKVQGLAFLADEIGRVIRAALAGTLAEIEQDKAMVARMAAATVGANA
- the mobA gene encoding molybdenum cofactor guanylyltransferase: MGRDKATLPGPGGVATMAEYVVGVVAARCEPVFVVAAPGQPLPKLESARVIRDEIQGLGPLPATGRGLRAAAEAGAQFAFVSAVDMPLLTAELIDDLMALATKTDAEVIVPWDGRSHFLAAVYRTDLADRIDALVAAGERRMSALIDASDAQQIVLPDSRALTNVNTDAELRALVLPGA
- a CDS encoding transglycosylase family protein; this translates as MNNVRKTLILAAITGSLVTFPSASASADAPPPPAPDAPAPDASAAPAGFEVPPPPAPDAPPPAPGIDPNVPPPPAPVGFDVPPPPGPDAPPPVKAYSVNWDAIAQCESGGNWGISTGNGFAGGLQFTSSTWRANGGAGSPAGASREEQIRVAENVLHSQGIGAWPVCGRRG
- a CDS encoding 2-oxoacid:ferredoxin oxidoreductase subunit beta; translated protein: MTNAIGNDLAGTDLGLTPRLKKNDGVPTTDQPQKGKDFTSDQEVRWCPGCGDYVILNTIRNFLPDLGLRRENIVFVSGIGCSSRFPYYLETYGFHSIHGRAPAIATGLALAREDLSVWVVTGDGDALSIGGNHLIHALRRNVNITILLFNNRIYGLTKGQYSPTSEVGKVTKSTPMGSLDHPFNPASLALGAEATFVGRALDSDRAGLTEVLRGAAEHRGAAVVEILQDCPIFNDGSFDALRKEGAEDRVINVHHGEPIVFGANGEYCVVKSGFGLEVAKTADVAVEEIVKHDAHADDSGYAFALSRLSDQNLDHTVLGIFRSVNRPTYDDAARAQVAAARSATPFDAAALQSLLRGRDTWTVD